In Zingiber officinale cultivar Zhangliang chromosome 3B, Zo_v1.1, whole genome shotgun sequence, a single window of DNA contains:
- the LOC122055768 gene encoding carboxymethylenebutenolidase homolog isoform X2, translated as MPLGRKVTGKSLCSQVELEDDVDDEACELVNGVELVIGEGEDSFRAYLLKAVKNNNGTGVLLLSDVLGFEDSATRDFAYRVACYGYNVLVPDLFRANPWKLNWAVDGFDSWLSKQSPERVARDVDACTDWMIDEFLAAGISKKLGVIGFSFGGGHLIEALSRDEQAYYGTGICFYGSNIDPSKGSSIKTPVMFVSGDNDPSCSVTTLNEIEKKIQGSRVVIYHGRGQGFVHRPESEEEDEAAEDAFSIMRNWLHDNLLVRETELLV; from the exons ATGCCTCTTGGTCGAAAAGTGACTGGAAAGTCACTTTGCAGTCAAGTGGAACTAGAAGATGATGTTGACGACGAAGCATGTGAGCTTGTTAATGGAGTTGAGCTGGTTATCGGGGAGGGCGAGGACAGTTTCCGCGCATACTTACTGAAGGCAGTGAAGAACAACAATGGAACAGGTGTGCTGCTTCTATCCGATGTACTCGGTTTTGAAGATTCAGCTACAAGGGACTTTGCCTATCGAGTGGCTTGCTATGGCTACAA TGTTCTTGTCCCTGATTTATTTCGAGCGAATCCATGGAAGCTAAACTGGGCAGTGGATGGGTTCGATTCCTGGTTATCCAAACAATCACCTGAAAGGGTCGCTAGAGATGTTGACGCATGCACAGACTGGATGATTGATGAATTTCTAGCAGCCGGAATCTCAAAAAAACTCGGCGTCATCGGATTCTCTTTCGGCGGTGGACATCTTATAGAAGCCTTATCTCGTGATGAGCAAGCATACTATGGCACCGGCATCTGTTTCTATGGCTCAAACATAGACCCATCCAAAGGGAGCAGCATCAAAACACCGGTTATGTTTGTTTCCGGAGATAACGATCCCTCCTGTTCTGTAACTACACTGAATGAGATTGAGAAGAAGATTCAAGGTTCGAGGGTCGTGATATACCATGGCAGAGGACAAGGGTTTGTGCATCGACCAGAGtcggaggaggaagatgaagctGCAGAGGATGCTTTTTCTATCATGAGGAATTGGTTGCATGATAACTTGCTTGTAAGGGAAACTGAGTTACTTGTGTGA
- the LOC122055768 gene encoding carboxymethylenebutenolidase homolog isoform X1, producing MGTASAVLTLLPLLPRRALVASSSPGRTRALLSSGGVSSSVSGLRPRFPPFSHRPRRCNLYCRRGMPLGRKVTGKSLCSQVELEDDVDDEACELVNGVELVIGEGEDSFRAYLLKAVKNNNGTGVLLLSDVLGFEDSATRDFAYRVACYGYNVLVPDLFRANPWKLNWAVDGFDSWLSKQSPERVARDVDACTDWMIDEFLAAGISKKLGVIGFSFGGGHLIEALSRDEQAYYGTGICFYGSNIDPSKGSSIKTPVMFVSGDNDPSCSVTTLNEIEKKIQGSRVVIYHGRGQGFVHRPESEEEDEAAEDAFSIMRNWLHDNLLVRETELLV from the exons ATGGGCACCGCCTCCGCCGTCCTCACCCTCCTCCCCTTACTCCCTCGCAGAGCACTTGTAGCCTCCTCCTCTCCTGGGCGTACCCGGGCGCTCCTTAGTAGTGGCGGCGTCTCCTCTTCTGTAAGCGGATTGCGTCCACGCTTTCCCCCCTTCTCGCATAGGCCC AGGAGATGCAACTTGTATTGCAGGAGAGGCATGCCTCTTGGTCGAAAAGTGACTGGAAAGTCACTTTGCAGTCAAGTGGAACTAGAAGATGATGTTGACGACGAAGCATGTGAGCTTGTTAATGGAGTTGAGCTGGTTATCGGGGAGGGCGAGGACAGTTTCCGCGCATACTTACTGAAGGCAGTGAAGAACAACAATGGAACAGGTGTGCTGCTTCTATCCGATGTACTCGGTTTTGAAGATTCAGCTACAAGGGACTTTGCCTATCGAGTGGCTTGCTATGGCTACAA TGTTCTTGTCCCTGATTTATTTCGAGCGAATCCATGGAAGCTAAACTGGGCAGTGGATGGGTTCGATTCCTGGTTATCCAAACAATCACCTGAAAGGGTCGCTAGAGATGTTGACGCATGCACAGACTGGATGATTGATGAATTTCTAGCAGCCGGAATCTCAAAAAAACTCGGCGTCATCGGATTCTCTTTCGGCGGTGGACATCTTATAGAAGCCTTATCTCGTGATGAGCAAGCATACTATGGCACCGGCATCTGTTTCTATGGCTCAAACATAGACCCATCCAAAGGGAGCAGCATCAAAACACCGGTTATGTTTGTTTCCGGAGATAACGATCCCTCCTGTTCTGTAACTACACTGAATGAGATTGAGAAGAAGATTCAAGGTTCGAGGGTCGTGATATACCATGGCAGAGGACAAGGGTTTGTGCATCGACCAGAGtcggaggaggaagatgaagctGCAGAGGATGCTTTTTCTATCATGAGGAATTGGTTGCATGATAACTTGCTTGTAAGGGAAACTGAGTTACTTGTGTGA
- the LOC122055769 gene encoding heat shock factor-binding protein-like — protein MASSNPVAPKTGDHESEGSAQSTADMTAFVQNLLVQMQNRFQAMSEGIVAKIDEMGSKIDELEKSIIDLKAEMDAEPTVKSDPEESKPSDESS, from the coding sequence ATGGCTTCCTCGAATCCCGTCGCCCCGAAGACTGGCGATCATGAATCCGAAGGATCAGCGCAGAGCACCGCCGATATGACGGCGTTCGTCCAAAACCTTCTCGTGCAGATGCAGAACAGGTTCCAGGCGATGTCCGAGGGCATAGTTGCAAAGATAGATGAGATGGGGAGCAAGATCGATGAACTGGAGAAGAGCATCATTGACCTCAAAGCTGAGATGGACGCGGAACCCACGGTGAAGTCGGATCCGGAAGAAAGCAAGCCTTCTGACGAATCTTCATGA
- the LOC122055770 gene encoding uncharacterized protein LOC122055770 — MGSHGGGGGNMNWDGSSYISQSSKGSRSWWRKSGRAQGVWGDSSVGMEKKRVMVVVDQSGKAKEAMMWALTHVANKGDLLTLLLCLPPHRVGDSELHNFADSLASLCKSSKPEVEVEALVMEGPKLETVLSQVRKLEASVLVLSQSKPSLCCCLFNTSSEDFVEQCIDEAQCLTLAVRKQSMGVGGYLVSTKWQNNFWLLA; from the exons ATGGGCAGCCATGGTGGTGGTGGAGGAAATATgaattgggatggctcttcctACATTTCCCAGTCTTCTAAAGGTTCAAGGAGTTGGTGGAGGAAGAGCGGCAGGGCTCAGGGAGTGTGGGGGGATAGCAGTGTGgggatggagaagaagagggtgATGGTGGTGGTAGACCAGAGTGGGAAGGCCAAGGaagccatgatgtgggcattgacTCATGTGGCAAACAAAGGGGACCTCCTCACTCTCCTCCTTTGCCTTCCTCCTCACAGAGTTGGAGACTCTGAGCTGCACAACTTTGCAGACTCTCTTGCCTCACTGTGCAAATCCTCCAAGCCAGAG GTGGAAGTGGAAGCACTTGTAATGGAAGGACCAAAGCTGGAAACTGTCCTCAGCCAAGTCAGGAAACTGGAAGCATCAGTTCTAGTATTGAGCCAGAGCAAACCCTCCCTATGTTGCTG TTTGTTTAATACAAGCAGCGAAGACTTCGTAGAGCAGTGCATCGATGAAGCTCAGTGCCTCACATTAGCCGTGAGGAAGCAAAGCATGGGAGTAGGTGGCTACCTGGTCAGCACTAAATGGCAGAACAACTTCTGGCTCCTGGCCTAA